From one Montipora capricornis isolate CH-2021 chromosome 10, ASM3666992v2, whole genome shotgun sequence genomic stretch:
- the LOC138021678 gene encoding uncharacterized protein has product MTRVQSNWEQNQWRSGHLRHYQVPVPCEKGPSRNSLLQCNRMPVKIKNLEHSIHQLRLKQLRSTIEKNLNKRKSTSPFVTRVEIIKTRKKKRSKSTDSVSPRETNTNKGVSFIITNNKKQGDSCSARNALLCETMDTRQADMNDENALEHSDFAEASEITGLEMDVSKESTNNLYLPEIPDEERENVEYLIKCLNRRIRNPIKEYHRPVSSSRPTAAYARPTKGEIALSMKGPVLLPPVSKAVKAASTQANEKETRLDVESLRSKLPHSMSARNKSAISSESDSVVAKGRNVYGHRAAMWSGHGRVQYDPLDRNNRLCHSCRQQSAMFEVGITGERAKTAVCGENKQKNTCGHSAKQLSQSSTKSRARKVINRDSRVKQHISSHNGVKYPYEIQVNLDRLKSYDYGSPVPPPSLSNSDDEDTQARTIHG; this is encoded by the coding sequence ATGACCAGGGTCCAGTCCAACTGGGAACAAAATCAATGGCGTTCCGGTCATCTAAGGCACTACCAGGTACCAGTACCTTGCGAAAAGGGCCCCAGTAGAAATTCATTGCTGCAATGCAATAGAATGCCAGTGAAGATTAAAAATCTCGAGCACAGCATTCACCAACTACGCTTGAAGCAGCTTAGGAGCACTATAGAGAAGAATTTGAATAAAAGGAAGTCTACCTCTCCTTTTGTAACGAGGGTAGAAATAATAAAGACCAGGAAAAAGAAGCGATCTAAATCGACTGATTCCGTATCGCCAAGggaaacaaacacaaacaaaggaGTCAGTTTTATTATCAcgaacaacaaaaaacaaggtGACAGCTGCTCCGCTAGAAACGCTCTACTTTGTGAAACTATGGATACAAGACAGGCGGATATGAACGACGAAAATGCGCTTGAACACAGCGATTTTGCGGAAGCCTCGGAAATAACAGGGTTGGAGATGGACGTTTCCAAAGAGAGCACAAATAACCTTTATCTCCCTGAAATACCAGATGAAGAACGTGAAAACGTGGAATATCTAATAAAGTGCCTTAACCGAAGAATTCGGAATCCCATTAAGGAATACCACAGGCCTGTAAGCTCAAGTCGCCCAACGGCTGCATACGCAAGGCCTACTAAGGGAGAGATAGCTTTAAGCATGAAGGGACCAGTGCTACTGCCTCCTGTTTCGAAAGCTGTCAAGGCCGCTTCAACTCAGGCTAACGAAAAGGAAACACGATTAGATGTGGAATCGCTTAGATCCAAACTACCGCACAGTATGAGCGCACGAAATAAGTCAGCAATTTCGTCGGAAAGCGATAGTGTAGTCGCGAAAGGTCGGAATGTGTACGGCCATCGTGCAGCCATGTGGTCTGGGCACGGGCGTGTACAATACGATCCACTTGACAGAAACAACCGTCTGTGCCATTCATGCCGGCAGCAATCAGCAATGTTCGAAGTGGGAATTACGGGAGAACGGGCGAAAACTGCGGTCTGTGgggaaaataagcaaaaaaatacTTGCGGCCATTCTGCAAAGCAGCTGAGTCAATCGTCAACGAAATCACGAGCCAGGAAAGTGATAAATCGCGACTCGAGGGTCAAACAACACATTTCCTCGCACAATGGAGTAAAATACCCTTATGAAATACAGGTCAATCTTGATCGACTGAAATCATACGATTACGGGTCGCCAGTTCCTCCGCCTTCCCTGTCCAACTCAGATGATGAAGACACTCAAGCAAGAACCATTCACGGATAA